The Tripterygium wilfordii isolate XIE 37 chromosome 23, ASM1340144v1, whole genome shotgun sequence genomic sequence TCTTGTAGTAGTGGATCTAGGTTTTGTCTATTTAAATTTaacttctctttgtttttcGTGATGTTTGTGGTTTAAGTTTTTCGGTTTCCTTTTTAATTTGCAGAGAAGGTTCAGGTAATCTCCCATCAGTTTCTTTAAATTATTCAATTTGCGCCGTGTTGCAGCTTCTCTCTGTACCAGTTTCTCAATATGATGGTCGAGGATCTTGGCGTCGAGGCTAAGGAAGCCGCAGTCCGCGAGGTCGCGAAGTTCTTGCCTCTCCCTGATCTCTTGCAGTCCATTTTCTCTATCAAGGCCGATTACATCGCGCGCCAACAGGTAACCGATTTGAATTTTGGCGTTGTCATGGAATTATTCGTTCTGGTGGTTGTTTGATGAAAATGGCTGCACTTCAACACATGCTGTCTATCTCGTTTAGGTtgttaatatttgaaattgctagcTGATATGGTTGTGTTCTTGTTGTTATGGTTGGGTTTTTGTTTGGCCTTGGTTAGGCGGTAGCTTGTTTGTACGGTGACAACACTTAAAATTTGTGgaaattgtttcaattttgtattttgattgtgGTGTTGTTTCCTTGATTGTCAGGCAAATGATGCACAACTTAGTACCATGGTTGCAGAGCAGGTTGGCATACTTACAATCTCCtctacaaaattttatttatatattatatcaaACTTATTAAATTACACCGTCTTTCTTGGAGTTTGGAGTGTTGACTTCCAAAACACTTGGAATTGCAGGTTGAGCAAGCACAAACTGGTCTCGAATCACTTTCCTTGTCAGAGAAGACCATAAATATGCTTCGTGAGAACTTTGTTGCAATTGAGATGTATGATGTTATGCTAAGGACTCGTCACTATAAATTCCTTGATGTTTTACTGTTTTTTTCTATCTCTTGCTATATCAGTTTATTCCCCCAGCTCAGTGACTAATGTGATTGTTGTGTGCATCAGGCTATGCCAGGAATGCCAAAACTTGATTGAAAACCATGATCAGATAAAGCTCCTTAGCAATGCAAGGAATAATTTGAATACAACCTTGAAGGTGGGCTTAGTATTAGACCTTTTTTTCTTAGGCGAATGAGTTTAATGTGACTGCTTATCTTAGGCTCTTAGCTCATAAACAAGGTTAAACAGAAGTAAATGGAAATGAAAACATTGATTATATTTTCCACCCCTCTTTTTTCTACTGTAGACCTGCAATTGACAAGCTCTAGAAGACTTGAGTTGTTTCTTCTTGTCTTCCTTTTGACTATACCTGTTGAAGATATTAATGCCGTAGATGCCATAACTCAAAAGTGCTGCCTGCAATGCATAACCGGTCAAATGTGACTGGAAACCTGAGAAAGATCAGTAGTTGTATAATTATATAGAATGCTTGAAAATAATGTAAAACAAAATCTGAGTTTTTTGGCTAATTTGATACATGTTTTCACAAAACATGCATTCATAAACTGTAAGTTGGGGATGCAAGATGCATGAGGTGGTGATACTAAATAGATTCTTTCCTTCATTATGTTGTTGCTTTGTGGCTGACCTCTCTTTTATAGGATGTTGAAGGTATGATGTCCATTTCTGTTGAAGCAGCTGAAGCACGCGATTCGTTGAGTGATGATAAAGAAATTGTTAATACTTATGAGGTAAGGCttctattatatataatattgggTTATGAGTTATGAtctgtgtgtatgtgtgtgtttgtgaaGACTGAAGGCATTGTATAGTTCCATCATATAGACAAATACTTTATGTACTTTTCATTTCTCCACAGAGGTTAACAGGACTGGATGGAAAGCGAAGGTTTGCTCTAGCTGCAGCATCTTCTCACAAGGAAGAGATTGGCAGACTAAAGTTTGTACCTTTTTTTCCCGGGCTTCTCTTAGTGAAATAAATTTTGTGGAAATGTAAAATAATTGGTTAAGCAATACCTGGTTGCCatatctgtatttttttttgcagtCATATGCTACCCATTGGCTATTGGATTTGTCATGTAGCCAAGGCCTCCTCTGTTGCATGAACATTAATGTTAGAAATGGCCTGTCTGGGTTTTGAGCTAggataattattttgttttgaagCTAGCATTCTGGCAGGTTGTGTTTGTTCGTTTATAATTTTTCTTCTGCTCTATGAGTTATTTTATTGCTTTAAATTTAAAAGAATGATCCAACTTTGAAGATGTATATCCTTACAATGGTGAAAAGGTTAAAGTGCTAAAGTGTTGATGTTAATAACGATTGcagaaaataattgaaattcaTATTGTTTTCCCTCAATGTTGGCTTGATGAGATCAAGAGACTTGCTTCTGCTGAATTTTTCCAATTATATGATACAGGGAATATTTTGAAGACGTAGATCGAACATGGGAGACATTTGAGAAGGCATTGTGGGGCCATATTGCCAACTTTTACAAATTTGCAAAAGAGAGGTACCTTCACTATTTTCTGTCAAATATTGAAATTGGGGATTCTGATTTTTTCAATACAGTTATATTGCCTGAAGATGCTTTTGACAAGGCTTTATCTCCTATTCAGCCTGGAAAAAAAATCCCTGATGTTTGGTTCAACTATCTTTTTTAAATTGTCTAGAATGGCCTGAAATTTGTCCATAGGCCAATTTTGAAATTACTTTTTGGTTTATATTGACCAATTTTGAAGCTCCTGGGCTAGTTTATTCTCTTGCAGAAAATCTGCAGCACTACTCATTATCAGATGACCTCATAGTTATGTGTTGAAACCCTGCCACTGGTACACAGAGCTTCTTATTGACGCTCATCATCCTCCTTATACTTCTATGTCTAAATGGATCAAAAGCCCGATGTATTTTCTTCTACCTATAGCAGTTGCCGTTCAAGTACCAGTTTGCGCCTTTCTGAACAATGAATCCGCCCCcactagaaaaagaaaagaaactacTCATTGTTACCCAATGTCTCCTTTTTTTGGCGTTAATTTGACTCTGCTTGCTTTCCTTTGGGAGTGTGGTCAGATTTGCAAATACACTGGTGAAAGCACGAGTCTCATCACTTGTGTTCACTGTGTAATTGAGTAACTTCACATTGGCCAAAGAAGACcggaattttattttgtttaactGAAACTTGTTTGTAGCCTTTTTCCTCTGTTTTGAAATTGGATTTGTTTATGCCACGTAATAGGTTAATTTTGAAGATACTTGCAAAGGTTTTCTAGAAGTTGCAAAGGTATGTTGAAAGATGATGGACGTTCACTTTTCCCTTTCTGTCTCCTTTTCTCTACCTGCCATCTGCAATCTCA encodes the following:
- the LOC119993489 gene encoding exocyst complex component SEC6-like — encoded protein: MMVEDLGVEAKEAAVREVAKFLPLPDLLQSIFSIKADYIARQQANDAQLSTMVAEQVEQAQTGLESLSLSEKTINMLRENFVAIEMLCQECQNLIENHDQIKLLSNARNNLNTTLKDVEGMMSISVEAAEARDSLSDDKEIVNTYERLTGLDGKRRFALAAASSHKEEIGRLKEYFEDVDRTWETFEKALWGHIANFYKFAKERYLHYFLSNIEIGDSDFFNTVILPEDAFDKALSPIQPGKKIPDVWFNYQLLIDAHHPPYTSMSKWIKSPMYFLLPIAVAVQVPVCAFLNNESAPTRKRKETTHCYPMSPFFGVNLTLLAFLWECGQICKYTGESTSLITCVHCVNFEDTCKGFLEVAKETVLQIVCVIFEDPGVQELLIEIYHKEWCEGLVTEDLVATFGEYFKEVKMYIEERSFRRLVEACLEETVVVYVDQLLKQRNNIKEETSERMRLDEEVITDFFREYLSVSKVESRVRILSDLRELASAERLDTFTLVYANILEHQPDCPPEVVEKLVGLRESIPRKDAKEVIRECKEIYENSMVDGNPAKAGFVFPKVKCLQSSKGSLWRKLT